In one window of Armatimonadota bacterium DNA:
- a CDS encoding GIY-YIG nuclease family protein: protein MKCVYLLESVRDPRQRYVGLASDPEERLKEHNAGKSPHTSRYVPWRIVAVVRFDNRGRASAFERYLKSGSGRAFAKRHFW from the coding sequence GTGAAGTGCGTCTATCTCCTTGAAAGCGTGCGCGATCCGCGGCAGCGGTACGTTGGACTGGCATCGGACCCAGAGGAACGCCTCAAAGAGCATAACGCTGGCAAGTCGCCCCATACGTCGAGGTACGTGCCGTGGCGCATCGTAGCAGTAGTCCGCTTCGACAATCGAGGCCGAGCTAGCGCGTTTGAACGATACCTGAAATCCGGATCGGGCCGCGCTTTCGCCAAGCGGCACTTCTGGTAG